A single region of the Pristis pectinata isolate sPriPec2 chromosome 25, sPriPec2.1.pri, whole genome shotgun sequence genome encodes:
- the LOC127582947 gene encoding zinc finger protein 281-like: MSIVHDKLGNEFLRNGGMEPNFSSGMIMFSHLPPITNFSSLAAHSVTPSVPQDLILKKDPDAPAEKYPSEYVQPISDVKEKKFSAHDGFLFFKNKLLEEEEMGRGQNILTHNLTHTGVSQVRYEKDYLTVPKQGTVKRAKKQNSQSQDTKPKRKRSETSKSSAGGDGTNLLHGPKVHICEHCCASFRSSYHLRRHVLIHTGERPFQCSQCNMCFIQKYLLQRHEKIHSGEKPFCCDQCNMRFIQKYHMERHKRTHSGEKPYQCHTCQQYFSRTDRLLKHRRTCGEVLGKSENGMEPGPSGQIGNGCFTSSQGTTGARKKAKSKATSQETKDKAVRKKNKSNMSELQSSLTSCKDKLSVYNMHEYAVEMPMGSSSIKLGSTSEEDLQTRAPKLVIKKVNRKSPQRTGLNNAAHLVIPATELMRQKLMANKQGTVELNSNTSMDNIVLLQNTGNKTEQASNCNYDDAMQFFKKKRYLQAASSNNDYAVSIGQMASQQSVIQAAVASVMDNETSLTLLDSSPMNVDVKVCHEKSGIPDEVLQSLLDQYSHKHEGQHDVPFDIADQHMPIHSSGENPEMHEEAVCSEPHTSRSDKTGMLQEYSKYLQQALERTSQGDGFSLTPGMQFCPSSLPSSLPSHNLFPDKQAYTTPALECGFSPSITSVLPTTSPKPHFGLLVGSSQPGIHFPSTETAHQRLTPSQELVGQLEQQKNLEGSLNHQVYQIENFAQAFGSQFKSGGRVPMTFSSGTSEEAGHRIRTTVSEFSGYTNLLSDANEPISTGAKTPTSQSYR; the protein is encoded by the exons ATGAGCATTGTTCACGACAAATTAGGTAACGAATTCCTCAGGAACGGTGGGATGGAACCAAACTTTTCTTCTGGCATGATCATGTTCAGTCACCTCCCACCAATCACAAATTTTTCCAGCCTCGCTGCTCATTCTGTCACACCATCTGTACCTCAGGATTTGATCCTCAAAAAAGATCCTGATGCTCCAGCAGAAAAGTACCCATCAGAATATGTGCAGCCCATCTCGGATGTTAAAGAGAAAAAGTTCTCCGCGCAtgatggatttttattttttaagaatAAGCTTCTTGaggaagaggagatgggcaggggacAGAACATCTTGACCCACAACCTAACTCATACTGGTGTA TCACAAGTCAGATATGAAAAAGATTACCTCACTGTTCCAAAACAAGGGACTGTTAAGAGGGCAAAGAAACAAAATTCCCAATCTCAGGATACGAAACCCAAGCGGAAACGAAGTGAAACGTCCAAG TCTTCAGCAGGTGGAGATGGTACCAATCTTTTACATGGTCCGAAGGTTCACATATGTGAGCATTGCTGTGCCTCCTTTCGTAGTTCTTACCACCTTCGTCGCCACGTCCTCATTCACACTG GTGAACGGCCTTTCCAATGTAGCCAGTGTAATATGTGCTTCATTCAGAAGTATCTCCTTCAGAGGCATGAGAAGATCCACAGTG GAGAGAAGCCGTTCTGTTGTGATCAGTGTAATATGAGATTCATCCAGAAATATCACATGGAAAGACATAAACGGACACACAGTGGAGAAAAGCCTTATCAGTGCCACACTTGCCAACAG tATTTTTCCAGAACAGATAGGTTATTAAAGCACAGACGTACATGTGGTGAAGTCCTTGGAAAAAGTGAAAATGGAATGGAACCTGGACCATCTGGTCAAATTGGAAATGGTTGTTTCACTTCATCTCAGGGAACGACAGGAGCACGCAAAAAAGCAAAATCTAAAGCTACATCTCAGGAGACCAAGGACAAGGCAGTCCGTAAAAAGAATAAATCTAACATGTCTGAACTGCAAAGTAGCTTAACCAGCTGCAAAGATAAATTGTCTGTGTATAACATGCATGAATATGCTGTTGAAATGCCAATGGGGTCCTCCAGCATAAAGTTGGGAAGTACAAGTGAAGAGGATTTACAAACAAGAGCACCTAAATTGGTAATTAAAAAAGTAAATCGGAAGAGCCCTCAAAGGACAGGTCTGAACAATGCAGCACATCTTGTTATACCTGCCACGGAGCTGATGAGGCAAAAGTTGATGGCTAATAAACAAGGGACTGTGGAATTGAACAGCAACACCAGCATGGATAATATCGTCTTGCTGCAGAATACAGGCAATAAAACAGAACAGGCTAGTAACTGCAACTATGATGATGCTATGcagttttttaagaaaaaaagataTTTGCAAGCTGCCTCCAGTAACAATGACTATGCAGTGAGTATAGGACAAATGGCATCTCAGCagtctgtaatccaggcagcagttgCCAGTGTGATGGATAACGAAACCTCACTTACACTGCTGGATTCTTCTCCAATGAATGTGGATGTGAAAGTTTGTCATGAGAAGTCTGGAATTCCAGATGAAGTCCTTCAGAGCCTTTTAGACCAATATTCCCACAAACACGAGGGCCAGCACGATGTTCCTTTTGATATTGCTGACCAACATATGCCAATCCATTCTTCGGGAGAAAATCCAGAGATGCATGAGGAAGCCGTTTGCTCTGAACCACATACGTCTCGTAGTGACAAAACAGGAATGCTCCAAGAATATTCTAAGTACCTCCAGCAAGCTTTAGAAAGAACGAGTCAAGGCGATGGGTTTTCATTAACCCCAGGGATGCAGTTTTGTCCCAGTAGTCTTCCATCAAGTCTCCCCAGCCATAACTTATTCCCTGATAAACAGGCTTACACAACACCTGCACTTGAGTGTGGTTTCAGTCCATCTATTACCTCAGTGTTGCCAACCACCTCACCAAAACCACATTTTGGTTTGTTGGTTGGAAGTTCCCAACCTGGCATTCACTTTCCCAGTACAGAAACTGCTCATCAAAGGCTGACGCCATCTCAGGAGTTGGTTGGGCAGCTGGAACAACAAAAGAACTTGGAGGGTAGCCTGAATCATCAGGTCTATCAGATTGAGAATTTTGCCCAGGCCTTTGGCTCTCAGTTCAAGTCAGGCGGTAGAGTGCCAATGACCTTCAGCAGTGGCACCAGTGAAGAAGCAGGCCACCGAATAAGGACTACAGTTTCTGAATTCTCAGGGTACACTAATTTGTTGTCTGATGCTAATGAGCCAATTAGTACGGGAGCCAAGACTCCGACCAGCCAAAGTTACAGGTAA